A stretch of Nitrospira sp. DNA encodes these proteins:
- the flgG gene encoding flagellar basal-body rod protein FlgG, with amino-acid sequence MIRAMWTAATGMTAQQLNVDTIAHNLANVNTNSFKRSRAEFADLLYQIQRLPGTNASNVGVYPVGIQVGGGVRPTTVSKEWLQGNMRQTNNDLDLAIDGPGFFQVSRPDGTIMYTRNGSFKRDNVGNLVTGDGDLLNPVITIPSGALKVDIGQDGTVSVLLPGVTQASQVGQIQLTRFDNPSGLVAMGNNLMIDSFASGPPTQGTGGFSTGFGQIQQGFLESSNVNLAEEMVNMIIAQRSYEINSKTIQASDEMMSIANNLRR; translated from the coding sequence CCAACGTCAATACGAACTCGTTCAAGCGCAGCCGGGCGGAATTCGCGGATTTGCTCTACCAAATCCAGCGCCTGCCCGGCACGAACGCGTCGAACGTGGGGGTCTATCCGGTCGGCATTCAAGTCGGCGGCGGCGTGCGACCCACGACTGTTTCAAAGGAATGGCTTCAGGGCAATATGCGGCAGACGAACAACGATCTGGACCTGGCCATTGATGGGCCGGGTTTTTTCCAGGTTTCCAGGCCGGACGGCACGATCATGTATACCCGCAACGGGTCCTTCAAGCGTGACAACGTCGGCAATCTGGTGACCGGCGACGGCGACTTGCTGAACCCCGTGATCACGATTCCGTCGGGCGCGTTGAAAGTGGATATCGGCCAGGATGGCACCGTGTCCGTCCTGCTGCCGGGCGTCACTCAGGCGTCTCAAGTCGGCCAAATCCAGCTGACCCGCTTCGATAATCCCTCCGGCCTCGTCGCCATGGGGAACAATTTAATGATCGACAGTTTTGCGTCCGGCCCGCCCACGCAAGGGACCGGCGGATTCTCGACGGGCTTCGGCCAGATTCAACAGGGATTTCTGGAAAGCTCGAACGTCAACTTGGCGGAAGAAATGGTCAATATGATCATCGCGCAACGGAGTTACGAAATTAACTCGAAGACCATTCAGGCATCGGACGAGATGATGTCGATTGCCAATAATCTCCGCAGATAA
- the flgA gene encoding flagellar basal body P-ring formation chaperone FlgA — protein sequence MYRIGLIFAAVLVQVIVGQAWGAGSEKVVHLASVAGQGGPAPHKFDAGRPAKGEVSVEQIQLAVRKYFENEWGSRVKAVQVAVIEPAVSVKIPVGAAELLVLPVASEGAMGRRNVNVQIVIDGKAWKTMEVLVDLAASIDVVVPNRSVKADEILEAEDLTMARIVTYDLKSQFVTDLNLVQGKSAARPLQPNTPLRQAFLKAPILIKKGDRVLIEAKRGGLSIQTTGVTKGSGQVGQTVMVANLDSGRELRAKIIAPGLVQVDF from the coding sequence ATGTATCGAATAGGACTGATCTTCGCCGCTGTTCTCGTCCAGGTAATCGTGGGGCAGGCATGGGGCGCGGGGTCCGAAAAGGTGGTGCACCTGGCGTCGGTGGCCGGCCAAGGAGGGCCGGCGCCGCACAAGTTCGATGCCGGGCGTCCCGCAAAGGGAGAGGTGTCCGTCGAGCAGATCCAGCTGGCGGTTCGGAAATATTTCGAGAATGAATGGGGGTCTCGCGTCAAAGCCGTGCAGGTGGCGGTGATTGAGCCGGCTGTATCCGTGAAGATTCCCGTCGGGGCCGCGGAATTGCTCGTTCTCCCTGTGGCGTCCGAAGGCGCCATGGGACGGCGGAATGTGAACGTGCAGATTGTGATCGATGGAAAGGCTTGGAAAACGATGGAGGTGCTGGTGGATCTGGCGGCCTCAATCGACGTCGTCGTCCCGAATCGCTCCGTCAAAGCGGATGAAATCCTTGAGGCCGAGGATCTGACGATGGCGCGGATCGTGACCTACGATCTCAAGTCTCAGTTTGTCACGGATCTCAATTTGGTACAGGGCAAGAGCGCCGCACGTCCGTTACAGCCCAACACTCCGCTGCGCCAGGCCTTTCTGAAAGCCCCCATTTTAATCAAGAAGGGCGATCGGGTGTTGATTGAAGCGAAACGGGGAGGATTGTCGATCCAGACAACCGGCGTCACGAAGGGAAGCGGCCAGGTTGGGCAGACCGTGATGGTGGCCAATCTCGATTCCGGACGGGAACTGCGGGCGAAGATTATTGCGCCGGGCTTGGTTCAGGTGGACTTTTAG
- a CDS encoding flagellar basal body L-ring protein FlgH, with product MQISRMTGGGCLLLALLAGGCTNTPSTSSKLTIPPLPPPKTTGSLWQEENGRAYLYEDMRAMRVGDILTVKIVEKHKGSKSADTAAQRESTMENSLAGTGVGYIGIPGIRLGDEARRGLGIDASAHNKFNGKGATNREGTLTGTISVIVTEVSPNGDLRVEGHREVSVNAEKQLMTISGIVRRVDVDTKNTVLSSAIADAKIEYTGLGVLDDVQRPGWLVRILDWIYPF from the coding sequence ATGCAGATCTCACGCATGACAGGCGGTGGCTGTTTGCTCCTTGCGCTGCTGGCGGGCGGCTGTACCAATACACCCTCGACATCGAGCAAGCTGACTATTCCGCCGCTTCCTCCGCCTAAAACGACCGGTTCGCTCTGGCAGGAGGAGAATGGCCGCGCGTATTTGTATGAAGACATGCGCGCGATGCGGGTGGGCGACATTCTGACCGTGAAAATTGTCGAGAAGCATAAGGGGTCGAAGTCAGCGGACACGGCGGCGCAACGGGAATCGACGATGGAGAACAGCCTGGCCGGAACCGGGGTGGGCTACATCGGCATTCCGGGGATCCGTCTCGGCGATGAAGCGCGGCGCGGACTGGGCATTGATGCGAGCGCGCACAATAAGTTCAACGGCAAAGGAGCCACCAATCGGGAAGGTACCTTGACGGGAACGATCTCGGTGATTGTGACGGAAGTGTCACCCAACGGCGATCTTCGAGTGGAGGGCCATCGGGAGGTGAGTGTCAATGCGGAGAAACAGTTGATGACGATTTCCGGCATCGTCCGCCGCGTGGACGTGGATACTAAAAACACGGTCCTGTCCTCCGCCATTGCCGACGCCAAAATCGAATATACCGGACTTGGTGTGCTGGACGATGTGCAGCGGCCTGGCTGGCTGGTCCGCATTCTCGACTGGATTTATCCGTTCTGA
- a CDS encoding flagellar basal body P-ring protein FlgI: MMTRWIQVIVSSVLAGLVLLPIPADAVRIKDIGTIEGVRENQLIGYGLIVGLDRTGDQVIGGQFTIQAMMSMLNKMGINLVIDPIQLLTRNIASVMVTTKLPPFAKPGMTLDVVVSSMANAKSLQGGTLLLTPLKAANQQVFAVAQGPVSIGGFLGGMGGAGGATVTKNHQAAGVVPGGAIIEKEAVVDIDSWETVSILLRQADFTTAIRTAEAIEGVFGKGSAAAVNAGSVKALIPTAFHGRVVEYIASIEGLDVSVDAAAKVVVNERTGTVVLGEHVRISTCAISHGNLTISVKNTLNVSQPPAPLIGSTGGQTVVTPDVQTEVKEQESRLMVVDETVTLGDVVRALNAVGVTPRDLVAILSSLRASGALQASLEII, translated from the coding sequence ATGATGACACGGTGGATTCAAGTTATCGTGAGCAGTGTATTAGCTGGGCTGGTACTCCTGCCGATTCCCGCCGATGCGGTCCGGATCAAGGACATCGGGACGATCGAAGGCGTGCGCGAGAACCAATTGATCGGCTACGGCTTGATCGTTGGGTTGGATCGCACCGGGGACCAGGTTATCGGCGGCCAGTTTACCATTCAGGCCATGATGTCGATGTTGAACAAGATGGGGATCAATTTGGTGATCGATCCCATTCAATTGCTCACGAGGAATATTGCGTCGGTGATGGTGACGACGAAATTGCCGCCCTTCGCCAAGCCGGGCATGACGCTCGATGTCGTGGTGTCCTCGATGGCCAATGCCAAGAGTCTTCAGGGTGGGACTTTGCTGCTCACGCCGTTGAAGGCGGCTAACCAGCAGGTCTTTGCCGTGGCCCAGGGTCCGGTGTCGATCGGAGGATTCTTGGGTGGGATGGGAGGCGCGGGCGGGGCGACGGTGACGAAGAACCATCAGGCCGCCGGTGTCGTGCCGGGCGGGGCCATTATTGAGAAGGAAGCGGTCGTCGATATCGATTCCTGGGAAACGGTTTCGATTTTGTTGCGCCAGGCGGACTTTACCACGGCGATTCGGACGGCCGAGGCGATCGAGGGGGTATTTGGCAAGGGGAGTGCCGCCGCAGTCAATGCGGGATCCGTAAAGGCCCTTATTCCAACCGCTTTTCACGGGCGGGTCGTCGAGTATATCGCTTCAATCGAAGGATTGGATGTCTCCGTCGATGCCGCGGCGAAGGTGGTGGTGAATGAACGGACGGGAACCGTCGTATTGGGGGAGCATGTCCGTATATCGACCTGCGCAATTTCTCACGGCAATTTGACGATCTCGGTGAAGAATACCTTGAATGTGTCCCAGCCGCCAGCTCCGTTAATCGGATCAACGGGTGGACAAACCGTTGTGACGCCGGATGTCCAGACCGAGGTGAAAGAGCAGGAGTCCAGATTGATGGTGGTGGATGAAACGGTCACGTTAGGCGATGTGGTGCGAGCTCTCAATGCAGTCGGGGTGACGCCTCGGGACTTGGTGGCCATCCTTTCTTCCTTACGGGCTTCAGGGGCACTTCAGGCAAGCCTTGAGATTATTTAG
- a CDS encoding rod-binding protein: protein MMQTLDQGGSLSLTGASAPSQTQSIPQNPEEMRKAAKQYEAFFISYLLKVMRETVHETGMTGKDAQYFYSFYDQEISNRAADAGGIGIAKMVESYIEKNFTPPPQVPRPGSR from the coding sequence ATGATGCAGACGCTGGATCAGGGGGGCTCATTATCTCTGACCGGCGCCTCTGCCCCGTCACAGACGCAGTCAATTCCACAAAATCCTGAAGAAATGCGCAAGGCGGCCAAGCAGTATGAGGCCTTCTTTATCTCGTATCTGCTGAAAGTCATGAGGGAAACGGTTCATGAAACAGGCATGACCGGGAAAGATGCCCAATATTTTTATTCCTTTTATGACCAGGAGATCAGTAATCGGGCTGCCGATGCCGGTGGGATCGGGATTGCCAAGATGGTCGAATCGTATATCGAAAAAAATTTTACGCCGCCCCCTCAAGTTCCACGCCCTGGAAGCCGATAA
- the flgM gene encoding flagellar biosynthesis anti-sigma factor FlgM yields the protein MEISGHGRADQLAKILLGVQPANGPAPARSTAQKESGKDQVHISEQAKELQRIRALGQEPDPEREARVDRIKQAIDSGTYDVSGRKVGDAIMKQVLTDAVL from the coding sequence ATGGAGATTTCAGGTCACGGTCGGGCAGATCAATTAGCCAAGATTCTTTTGGGGGTTCAGCCCGCCAACGGGCCAGCCCCGGCACGGTCGACGGCCCAGAAGGAATCCGGCAAGGATCAAGTCCACATTTCAGAGCAGGCGAAGGAGTTGCAGCGTATTCGGGCGCTGGGCCAAGAGCCTGATCCTGAACGTGAGGCACGGGTCGATCGCATCAAGCAGGCGATCGATAGCGGCACGTATGATGTGAGTGGCCGCAAGGTCGGCGATGCGATTATGAAGCAAGTGTTGACCGACGCGGTCCTGTAG
- a CDS encoding flagellar protein FlgN — translation MTSGSSSQAQALSQVLIQECESCHALLETVEEERRAIKALAITEFHDINLRRLAILETLQTLTQSREAAIRGLAEMANLPEAATSVQALLDCWQSPHVPALRRHHDALMTVAKRAREEIKQNVVLIEGIRHVIEGALAAGTATLSGADAYNRNGQRATLQSSAAMLYQQG, via the coding sequence ATGACTTCGGGGAGTTCTTCACAGGCACAGGCGCTGAGCCAGGTTCTTATCCAGGAATGCGAGTCCTGTCATGCGCTGCTCGAAACTGTCGAGGAAGAGCGGCGTGCGATTAAGGCTCTAGCCATTACAGAGTTTCACGATATCAATCTCCGCCGTCTTGCGATACTGGAGACGCTTCAGACGCTGACCCAGTCCAGGGAAGCCGCGATCCGTGGCCTTGCAGAGATGGCAAACCTGCCGGAGGCTGCAACGTCTGTTCAAGCCTTGCTGGATTGCTGGCAAAGCCCCCATGTTCCAGCCTTACGGCGCCATCACGACGCGCTGATGACCGTCGCGAAACGAGCGCGGGAGGAAATCAAGCAGAACGTCGTCTTAATCGAAGGCATTCGCCATGTGATTGAAGGCGCCCTGGCGGCAGGCACCGCAACCCTATCTGGCGCAGACGCCTACAATCGGAACGGGCAGCGGGCCACGCTTCAGTCTTCCGCAGCCATGCTCTATCAGCAGGGGTAG
- the flgK gene encoding flagellar hook-associated protein FlgK, which translates to MVGLTSLFDIARSALNTSQQAMAVTGHNVANVNTPGYTRQEAVLAERSPISGQPGMMGTGVQATSIRRNINTFVNQQITTSQQTLGRLTLSRDELFRLQSIFGDSNDQGISARLNDFYQGLQDVSTSPNDLAARSVLLAKSSQLAAALNQTASDLTTTRQSLNLQVTQTVTEINSYTKQIAELNGQITSAELMGQNANDLRDQRDLALNELAKRIDVTTAETSTGGLTVFAARGQILVDNTTQRDLTTVTSAENGGMVEIGYAMGGSRTIRIDQYISNGSLRSLLDLRDTTIPDLQARFDRLAATLSNAVNQIHRQGFGLDGSTGQDFFSPLSVTTEASADNQGTGTIGSGAITANSLLTFHDYEIQFSSSSAYSIVDTTTGATIKGNYTGTAITAPSSGSPLNIVTGTNDTLTVTVDGGAAVGVTLTGGAYSSGAALAQEMQAKINAAGLSVSVTYDTTTSRFVITSNNTTASSAVNVTGGTARASLGLTGGTSTAASGTYSSPMTVNFDGLSVTVSGAPAANDVFRVNSYENTARDISVALTTPASVAASSTRTGVPGNNDTMLQLVAIQGQSFSSLGNITLQDSYRNAAANIGVLAQTADRDLGAQEILRDQLDGFRAQVSGVSIDEELVNMIKFQRGFEAASRLIKITDEMYDTLLSLKR; encoded by the coding sequence ATGGTCGGCCTGACTTCCTTATTCGATATCGCCCGCTCGGCACTCAATACCTCGCAGCAGGCGATGGCGGTTACGGGACACAACGTCGCCAACGTCAATACCCCAGGCTACACTAGGCAGGAAGCTGTTCTTGCAGAGCGAAGCCCTATTAGTGGTCAGCCCGGTATGATGGGGACGGGGGTTCAGGCCACCTCCATTCGCCGGAACATTAATACGTTTGTCAATCAGCAGATCACGACCTCGCAACAGACGCTCGGCCGGTTGACTCTGTCGCGTGACGAACTGTTTCGCCTGCAAAGTATTTTTGGTGACAGCAACGATCAGGGGATCAGCGCGCGCTTGAACGACTTTTATCAAGGTTTGCAAGACGTCTCGACGTCGCCCAACGACTTGGCGGCTCGGTCCGTGTTGCTGGCTAAATCCTCACAATTAGCTGCCGCGTTGAATCAAACCGCGTCGGATTTGACCACGACACGACAATCGCTCAATCTCCAAGTCACGCAAACCGTGACGGAGATTAATAGCTATACTAAGCAAATTGCGGAATTGAACGGCCAAATTACTTCGGCTGAGTTGATGGGGCAAAATGCCAATGATTTGCGCGATCAACGCGATCTGGCGCTGAACGAGCTGGCCAAGCGGATCGATGTTACGACAGCAGAAACGTCCACGGGTGGACTTACCGTATTTGCCGCGCGCGGGCAAATACTGGTGGATAATACCACTCAGCGTGATCTGACGACGGTAACCTCTGCTGAGAACGGTGGGATGGTCGAGATCGGGTATGCGATGGGTGGCTCACGGACGATCAGGATTGACCAGTATATTTCCAATGGCAGTCTTCGCAGTCTCCTGGATCTGCGTGATACCACGATTCCGGATCTCCAGGCGAGGTTCGACCGGCTGGCGGCGACGTTGTCGAACGCCGTAAACCAGATCCACCGGCAAGGATTCGGTCTCGATGGATCGACCGGCCAGGATTTCTTTTCTCCCTTGAGCGTGACCACCGAAGCGTCTGCCGATAATCAGGGCACCGGCACCATCGGGAGCGGCGCGATCACCGCCAATAGTCTGCTGACTTTTCACGACTATGAAATTCAGTTTTCCTCTTCCAGCGCCTATTCCATCGTCGATACCACCACGGGTGCCACGATCAAGGGAAACTATACGGGGACGGCCATAACCGCGCCTTCGTCCGGGTCTCCATTGAACATTGTGACGGGCACGAACGATACGCTGACGGTGACGGTGGATGGGGGAGCGGCAGTCGGCGTTACTTTGACGGGGGGGGCCTACTCCTCCGGCGCCGCGCTCGCGCAGGAGATGCAGGCGAAAATCAATGCGGCGGGGCTCTCGGTATCGGTCACCTACGACACGACGACCAGCCGGTTTGTGATTACCTCCAACAATACGACAGCTTCTTCCGCCGTGAATGTGACCGGCGGGACTGCACGGGCCTCCTTGGGATTGACCGGCGGGACCAGTACGGCGGCGAGTGGCACTTACAGCAGTCCTATGACGGTCAACTTCGACGGCCTCAGCGTCACGGTCAGTGGCGCGCCCGCAGCCAATGATGTGTTTCGGGTGAATTCCTATGAGAACACGGCTCGTGACATTTCTGTTGCGTTGACGACGCCGGCTTCCGTCGCGGCATCGTCCACGCGCACCGGAGTGCCGGGGAATAACGACACGATGCTGCAATTGGTGGCCATTCAAGGGCAGAGCTTTTCGTCGTTAGGCAACATCACGCTTCAGGACAGTTATCGAAATGCGGCGGCGAATATTGGCGTGTTGGCCCAAACGGCCGATCGGGATTTAGGCGCACAGGAAATCTTGCGCGATCAACTGGATGGATTCCGGGCGCAGGTATCGGGTGTCTCGATCGATGAAGAATTGGTCAATATGATCAAGTTTCAGCGCGGATTTGAGGCGGCCTCCCGATTAATCAAAATCACGGATGAAATGTACGATACCCTGCTTTCCTTGAAGCGGTAA
- a CDS encoding flagellin: MRVTEQQTFGLLVNNLQRSRARALEFQQQVSTGKKVRQPSDDPSAFNLIGLDKASVAAIDQRLRNISLGRSRLDLSGSLLTSTTSTLSRIQELAVQFRTDTNGLSERVSGSQEVRQLYGLVQQYANSELNGQAVFTGTSTHGRTTGLAITAPVTLTNGTNDTLVVSVDGTTSGTIDLTTATGSFTGAQLAAQVQTQINADSALSAAGKHVTVIFDTDHLVIASDTSGPTSTVAITGGTARASLGLNGGSRTTGASPFAITATSSPASTNTGGAIASQGTVADENQVTLDDYMIRFSSASTYDVLDVTAPVAVTRGASNAGGALTADAGIIAPNNLTLNSYAIQFTSSTQFNIVNTTTSTTVSSGNTYVSGNAIEFDGLRVVLTNGQQGGPQTGDTYAVGLTPRTVLANQAYSAGTEISFEGLRVTLTTGSSSPATGDRFALVTGLQYQGDAGVHHVEVGPNQTVSTNVPGNQAFVGPDVDLFASIKNLVTSLRTNYRGGISETIGDFNQGLSQAGAVLGEVGALSNRLDATGARLDEAKSFFTQTLSETEDVDLAKAISDLTLQQYSIEAASRTLNQLFNTSLLNYLQ; encoded by the coding sequence ATGCGAGTGACCGAACAACAAACCTTTGGCCTTCTGGTGAATAATCTCCAGCGTTCGCGCGCGCGCGCGCTGGAGTTTCAACAGCAGGTTTCGACGGGCAAGAAAGTGCGCCAGCCGTCGGACGACCCCAGTGCCTTTAACCTCATCGGGCTGGATAAAGCGTCGGTTGCGGCGATCGATCAACGCCTCCGGAACATCTCGCTGGGGCGCTCGCGACTCGATCTGAGCGGTTCATTACTGACCAGCACGACCAGCACGTTGAGCCGGATTCAGGAACTGGCGGTGCAGTTCAGGACCGACACGAACGGGCTTTCCGAACGTGTCAGCGGGTCACAGGAAGTGCGCCAATTATACGGCCTCGTTCAGCAATATGCCAATTCCGAGTTGAACGGGCAGGCCGTCTTTACCGGGACCAGCACCCACGGGCGGACCACAGGCCTCGCCATTACGGCACCCGTTACGCTCACCAATGGGACGAATGACACCTTAGTCGTGTCCGTCGATGGGACGACATCCGGCACCATCGACCTGACGACTGCGACCGGAAGTTTCACCGGCGCACAGTTGGCGGCGCAGGTCCAAACGCAAATCAACGCCGATTCCGCGCTGTCCGCCGCGGGCAAGCACGTGACCGTGATATTCGACACCGATCATCTCGTGATCGCATCGGATACGTCTGGCCCGACATCGACGGTTGCCATCACGGGGGGAACGGCCAGAGCGTCGCTGGGGTTGAATGGGGGAAGCCGGACGACCGGCGCCTCTCCGTTTGCGATCACGGCCACGAGCAGTCCCGCGTCAACCAATACCGGCGGCGCGATCGCGAGCCAGGGGACAGTGGCCGATGAGAACCAAGTCACTCTGGACGACTACATGATTCGCTTTTCTTCCGCGTCGACCTATGATGTGCTGGATGTGACCGCGCCGGTGGCGGTGACACGCGGCGCGTCGAATGCGGGAGGCGCCTTGACCGCCGACGCCGGCATTATCGCGCCCAATAATCTGACGCTGAATAGCTATGCGATTCAATTTACTTCCAGCACGCAGTTCAACATCGTGAACACCACGACGAGTACGACGGTCTCGTCAGGCAATACGTATGTTTCCGGGAATGCCATCGAGTTCGATGGCCTGCGCGTGGTCTTGACGAACGGACAGCAGGGCGGCCCGCAGACCGGCGATACGTATGCCGTGGGCCTCACACCCAGGACGGTGTTGGCCAATCAAGCCTACAGTGCCGGCACCGAGATCAGTTTTGAGGGGCTTCGGGTTACCTTGACGACCGGCAGCAGCTCGCCGGCGACCGGCGACCGGTTTGCCCTGGTTACCGGGCTGCAGTATCAAGGCGATGCCGGTGTGCATCATGTGGAAGTGGGGCCGAATCAAACGGTTTCGACCAATGTGCCGGGCAACCAGGCGTTTGTGGGGCCCGATGTCGATCTCTTTGCGTCGATCAAGAATCTCGTGACTTCCTTGCGGACGAATTACCGGGGCGGCATCAGTGAGACGATCGGAGATTTTAATCAGGGCCTGAGCCAGGCCGGGGCCGTGTTGGGTGAGGTGGGGGCGCTCTCGAATCGGCTGGATGCCACCGGGGCGCGCCTGGATGAAGCGAAGAGCTTCTTTACCCAAACGCTGTCGGAAACGGAAGACGTCGATTTGGCCAAGGCGATTTCGGATCTGACCTTGCAGCAATATTCGATCGAGGCGGCCAGCCGTACCTTGAATCAGCTCTTTAATACATCGTTGCTCAATTATCTCCAGTAA
- the csrA gene encoding carbon storage regulator CsrA, producing MLVLTRRRGEGVTIGPNIRVVVLGMKGGQVRLGIEAPQAVEVHRDEVHARIQDENKLAARTQVVPLEAFRRLAPPNRRIAS from the coding sequence ATGCTGGTCCTTACACGGAGACGTGGCGAAGGCGTCACGATCGGTCCCAACATTCGAGTCGTCGTCCTGGGAATGAAAGGCGGACAGGTCCGCCTGGGCATTGAAGCGCCTCAGGCGGTGGAAGTCCATCGCGATGAAGTGCATGCCAGGATTCAGGACGAGAACAAGCTGGCGGCCCGGACGCAAGTGGTCCCTTTGGAGGCCTTCAGGCGCCTGGCACCGCCTAATCGACGGATCGCGTCATAA
- a CDS encoding flagellar assembly protein FliW, which yields MHCRSTRFGEFDIQDGNILTFPAGLLGFPESQRFVILDHDTDAPFKWLQSLDEPGVAFVIIDPALFHPGYNVDISSDAVTEVKATEQDELILSVLLTIPSEDPTGITANLRGPLLMNSRTKLCKQLVLTDEYPTRYPLFPSTPHAAASAGPAASATVGSAA from the coding sequence ATGCATTGCCGTTCCACCCGCTTTGGGGAATTCGACATACAAGACGGGAACATCCTGACTTTTCCTGCCGGCCTCTTGGGGTTTCCGGAATCTCAACGGTTCGTCATTCTTGATCATGATACCGATGCGCCCTTCAAGTGGCTGCAATCGCTGGATGAGCCGGGCGTGGCCTTCGTGATCATCGATCCGGCGCTGTTTCATCCTGGCTACAACGTCGATATTTCCTCGGATGCCGTGACTGAAGTCAAAGCCACGGAGCAGGACGAATTGATCCTGTCCGTTCTCTTGACGATTCCGTCGGAGGACCCAACGGGCATTACGGCGAATCTTCGAGGTCCCTTGCTGATGAATTCCCGGACCAAGCTGTGCAAACAGCTTGTGCTCACCGACGAATATCCAACCCGCTATCCGTTGTTTCCATCCACGCCGCATGCTGCAGCCTCGGCCGGTCCGGCCGCGAGCGCAACGGTCGGTTCTGCCGCGTAA